The window CCCAGGACGCCTATGACAAGATTCGCGCCGGAGCCAGCCTCGTTGAAGTGTATTCCGCCCTGATCTACCGGGGCCCGGGCCTTGTGCGCGAACTGAACACCGGCCTGACCGAACTGCTGCGCCGCGATGGCGTGGGCCACGTGACAGAGGCAGTGGGGATGGACGTTACAGGTTAAAGGTAGACGGTGAACAGCTGTTTCCATCAACTGTCAACTGTTCGCCATCAACCCTAATGTCCGCTCGTCGCCTTCAGGCCCACAATGGCCACCACCATCAGCACCATGAAAAAGAGGCGCGGCGCGGTGGCGGGTTCCTGAAACAGCACGATGCCCAGAATGGCCGCGCCCACCGCGCCGATACCCACCCAGACGCCATACGCCGTACCGATAGGCAGCGTTTTGGCCGCCAGCCCCAGCAGGCCCATGCTGGCCACCATGCTCAGGAGGGTCAGCGCCGTGGGCAGGGGCCGGGTAAAGCCCTCCGTGTATTTCAGGCCAATGGCCCAGCCAATCTCCAGCAAACCTGCGATCACCAGCAACATCCATGCC of the Deinococcus arcticus genome contains:
- a CDS encoding DMT family transporter, translated to MAWMLLVIAGLLEIGWAIGLKYTEGFTRPLPTALTLLSMVASMGLLGLAAKTLPIGTAYGVWVGIGAVGAAILGIVLFQEPATAPRLFFMVLMVVAIVGLKATSGH